A genomic stretch from Borrelia sp. P9F1 includes:
- a CDS encoding chromosome replication/partitioning protein has product MKIQKDDKDLNNRIIDSSAYDEKTKKVNRFTELDQELKSLGHRDIVNKIQAMKVLTEIHDELLYLWAGFKSFGAYAKTCFITESTAYSFVKIGQKLKTGEITEELIIKRGLTQIRDIIQNNDYEALKKGEVKPRTIPLRILLPTNTAYSYFKSNTKFTSYALSRLYEEHRELLDNLFYEYSQEKKHRKTHNEEDAIEMEATEGTKQIAE; this is encoded by the coding sequence ATGAAGATACAAAAAGACGATAAAGATTTAAACAACAGGATTATTGATAGTTCAGCATATGATGAAAAAACGAAGAAGGTTAATAGATTTACCGAGCTAGACCAAGAATTAAAGTCTTTGGGACATAGAGACATAGTTAATAAAATACAAGCGATGAAGGTGTTAACAGAGATACACGATGAGTTATTGTATCTATGGGCGGGTTTTAAAAGTTTCGGAGCATATGCCAAAACTTGTTTTATAACAGAATCAACAGCCTATTCGTTTGTGAAAATAGGGCAGAAACTAAAAACAGGAGAAATAACAGAGGAACTTATTATAAAAAGAGGGCTTACTCAAATAAGAGATATAATACAAAATAATGATTACGAAGCATTAAAAAAAGGCGAGGTTAAACCTAGAACCATACCTTTAAGGATCTTGTTGCCTACAAACACTGCATATTCTTATTTCAAGTCAAATACCAAGTTTACATCTTATGCATTATCTAGGCTTTATGAAGAGCATAGGGAATTGTTAGATAATTTATTTTATGAATACAGTCAAGAAAAGAAGCACAGAAAAACACATAACGAAGAAGATGCTATTGAAATGGAGGCAACAGAAGGTACCAAACAAATAGCTGAATAA
- a CDS encoding ERF family protein produces MSEVLEAEVNKPDAVRELELFCELRKLKTFLKPIAKNGRCHIGKGGGYDYFHIDDILETIDTVINEHGLNVAIWQEIKYEMVSQTKIDYIETVFIHTKNGYKHIIKTDLNMGETIELYKLDMQYRSEYANLTKTERRQANNTIQQIMGSSFTYFCRYALVKFFGITGLLEDQDGNVDADTTRRYQTKYLNGSSHVGVETGKEGLYQALQTISNQEIARKIKSYVEYGLLTLKAGWYFCLGFKNNIKGKIDEFEIKDKQLQAKIQRKESNNTGKHNPATTKETQDRRVMESTPLPAQYKNDHALLKEQYREGKLDYKTFWKYYFAIQKQDKYVLSKYQAWKDKMGADAWSSWDEDHDSMRMNHNSLNYDDIPFDDVPFDNNPMGVYEGALQ; encoded by the coding sequence ATGAGTGAAGTATTGGAGGCAGAGGTTAATAAACCGGATGCTGTAAGGGAGCTTGAGCTTTTTTGTGAGCTTCGTAAGCTTAAGACATTTTTGAAGCCTATTGCTAAGAATGGAAGGTGTCATATTGGCAAGGGTGGTGGATATGATTACTTTCATATTGATGATATTTTAGAAACAATTGATACTGTCATTAATGAGCATGGCCTTAATGTTGCAATATGGCAGGAAATTAAATATGAAATGGTATCCCAGACTAAGATTGACTACATTGAAACCGTGTTTATACATACAAAGAATGGATATAAGCACATAATTAAAACAGATCTTAATATGGGCGAGACAATTGAGTTATATAAGCTTGATATGCAGTACAGGAGTGAGTACGCAAATCTTACTAAGACTGAGCGAAGACAGGCTAATAATACAATTCAACAAATAATGGGTTCATCATTTACTTATTTTTGTAGGTATGCACTAGTTAAGTTTTTCGGAATAACTGGGCTTTTAGAAGATCAGGATGGGAATGTTGATGCTGATACTACTAGGAGATACCAAACAAAATATTTAAATGGCAGTTCGCATGTAGGTGTTGAGACGGGTAAGGAGGGGTTGTATCAAGCATTGCAAACAATATCAAATCAGGAGATTGCTAGAAAAATTAAATCTTATGTTGAATATGGCCTGTTAACACTTAAGGCTGGCTGGTACTTCTGTTTAGGCTTTAAAAACAACATTAAGGGTAAAATTGATGAATTTGAAATAAAGGATAAGCAATTACAGGCTAAGATACAAAGGAAAGAGAGTAATAATACGGGTAAACATAACCCTGCTACTACAAAGGAAACACAGGACAGACGGGTCATGGAGTCAACGCCATTACCAGCGCAGTATAAGAATGATCATGCTTTGCTTAAGGAACAATACAGAGAGGGTAAGCTGGATTATAAAACTTTTTGGAAATATTATTTTGCAATACAAAAACAAGATAAATATGTGTTATCCAAGTATCAAGCATGGAAAGATAAGATGGGTGCAGATGCGTGGAGTAGTTGGGATGAGGACCATGATAGTATGCGCATGAATCATAATTCTTTAAACTATGATGATATTCCATTCGATGATGTACCATTTGATAATAACCCTATGGGGGTTTACGAAGGAGCTTTGCAATGA
- a CDS encoding PBSX family phage terminase large subunit gives MNLKLEKLLSLLPARMSSKYRRIFQTIPKGKGSKYTDFASFESNNLLPKQREVIESIEAGDIAKIILNGGIASGKTFLACYLFIKNLLENRDLYTKNVNNFIMGNSQNSIEINVLGEMETICDLLHIPYERKKQNTSFVLIDGLRVNLYGGDKISDFKRLRGANSALMFINEATTLSQEVIQEALKRLRIGKRTAIFDTNPDFPTHFFKTDYIDQTRIYTTYNFTTYDNETLASDFIHEQEITYEHLPTYRARVLLGEWVASDCSIFHQIEFSDDYKFSAPICYIDPAFTIGGDNTAICILEKHKDKLYAYIYQDKRPVYDDDILYRIKTIIDGFNVRILFIEDRDSVKGVGRLTQTLISLRNQCDTLFKIAPVKPISNKFNRICSLIPIFNSKLVEFLKDIDKTVINDIYAYKGDGKTCDDALDSLANAYLLLMGSIKEKQTHFTKIKYL, from the coding sequence GTGAATTTAAAACTAGAAAAGCTCTTAAGCTTACTTCCTGCAAGAATGTCGTCTAAATACAGACGCATATTCCAAACTATTCCAAAAGGAAAGGGTAGCAAGTACACTGATTTTGCATCATTTGAGTCTAATAATTTACTTCCCAAACAGAGGGAAGTAATAGAGTCAATTGAAGCGGGGGATATAGCTAAGATTATACTCAATGGTGGTATTGCTAGCGGTAAGACATTCCTTGCATGCTATCTTTTCATTAAAAATTTACTAGAAAACAGAGATCTTTACACAAAAAATGTTAATAACTTTATTATGGGTAATTCACAAAATTCAATAGAAATTAATGTTTTAGGTGAAATGGAGACCATATGTGACCTGCTTCACATTCCCTATGAGAGGAAGAAACAAAATACTTCATTCGTCTTAATTGATGGCCTGCGTGTTAATCTTTATGGTGGAGACAAGATTAGTGACTTTAAAAGACTTAGGGGAGCTAATAGCGCCTTGATGTTTATTAACGAGGCTACAACACTGAGTCAGGAGGTTATTCAGGAGGCACTAAAGAGACTTAGAATAGGTAAGCGAACCGCTATTTTCGATACTAATCCTGATTTCCCTACGCATTTTTTTAAAACTGATTACATTGACCAAACAAGGATATACACAACATATAACTTTACCACTTACGACAATGAAACACTTGCAAGTGATTTTATTCATGAACAAGAGATAACATATGAACATTTACCAACATACAGAGCACGCGTTCTTTTAGGTGAATGGGTTGCAAGTGATTGCTCCATTTTTCACCAAATAGAATTTAGTGATGATTATAAATTTAGTGCTCCTATTTGCTACATTGACCCTGCTTTTACCATTGGTGGTGATAATACTGCTATTTGCATACTAGAAAAACACAAGGATAAGCTTTATGCATACATTTATCAAGACAAACGACCCGTTTATGATGATGATATTTTGTATAGGATTAAAACTATAATTGATGGGTTTAATGTAAGGATTCTTTTCATAGAAGATAGAGATAGCGTTAAGGGTGTTGGAAGGTTAACACAAACTTTAATAAGTCTGAGAAATCAATGCGATACTCTTTTTAAAATAGCACCAGTTAAACCTATATCAAATAAATTTAATCGTATTTGTTCCTTAATTCCCATATTTAATAGTAAATTGGTTGAATTTCTTAAAGATATTGATAAAACGGTAATTAATGATATTTATGCTTACAAGGGTGATGGCAAGACTTGTGACGATGCTCTTGATTCACTAGCTAATGCTTACTTACTTCTTATGGGAAGCATTAAGGAAAAGCAAACTCACTTTACTAAAATTAAATATTTATAA
- a CDS encoding DUF261 family protein gives MVKKARIPTILQNNPELHKSIRELGGYYLSLLFYVNRHIRTIDFNIDEINRYYLYFKNIGYLNKNSIPKFPCKILEYFGFSLVSCRHERVTAAAGEHNFTIFEVYIDSLDTVHHIAKRGRTTLYDSRDLLKQGIKCRNTAQLIFSYYKVLANTQSVI, from the coding sequence ATGGTTAAGAAAGCAAGAATCCCCACCATTTTGCAAAACAATCCTGAGTTACATAAATCTATTAGAGAACTTGGTGGGTATTATTTATCCTTATTGTTTTATGTCAACCGCCACATACGAACAATTGATTTTAATATTGATGAGATTAACAGATATTACCTTTACTTTAAAAACATAGGATATTTAAATAAGAACTCGATTCCTAAATTTCCATGTAAAATATTAGAATATTTTGGCTTCAGCTTAGTATCGTGTCGGCATGAAAGGGTAACAGCTGCCGCAGGTGAGCACAATTTTACAATATTTGAAGTCTATATTGATTCACTTGATACAGTACACCATATAGCAAAGCGAGGTAGAACAACTTTATATGATAGTAGAGATTTGCTTAAACAAGGCATTAAATGCCGCAATACTGCACAATTAATTTTTTCTTATTATAAAGTACTAGCTAATACACAAAGTGTGATCTAG
- the bdr gene encoding Bdr family repetitive protein — protein MLVQVRSSEANNAAQQMVFDELIRMGMKEVAAAEVARGYFYKELDTKIDNLEDKLNTKIDSFKNEINTKIDTLEIKFNAKFNLHNWMITFLITTNIAILLAVLFK, from the coding sequence ATGTTGGTACAAGTGAGGTCTTCAGAAGCAAATAATGCGGCTCAACAAATGGTTTTTGATGAGCTTATAAGGATGGGGATGAAGGAGGTTGCTGCTGCTGAGGTTGCTCGTGGATATTTTTATAAGGAGCTTGATACTAAGATTGATAATTTAGAGGATAAGCTTAATACTAAGATTGACAGCTTTAAGAATGAGATTAATACTAAGATTGATACATTAGAGATTAAGTTTAATGCTAAGTTTAATTTACATAATTGGATGATTACATTTCTTATTACAACCAATATTGCTATTTTATTAGCCGTACTTTTTAAGTAA
- a CDS encoding tyrosine-type recombinase/integrase, whose product MSRQISTNTDKKAPNSTEIIYSDLNNPDSFINSLATAYKSKRIDDEYIFSLASVLNKDIYARLLSLILDKDNPVLIAKGDNPSLDKKKPIKYRKKNIRKKTNFYMSITKEQILKILELAYQKDKIMGMFYYLQYMTGSRCGEIANIKLQDIRKVAVDGEYMYRINIHVAKKRGETVIRPVLVSMLDFAKIQEAHKEYAEKNLKNRISIHNYNYLKRTYLFQKTKYKSLSTNNMSFFLREIIRKVTRRQYIGKCSHIFRHYRIFLMKNSNIPSYDIKEEFHFSNISMVDRYGKPLIDKKKDYEFMINEKPEFARA is encoded by the coding sequence ATGAGTAGACAAATATCAACAAATACGGATAAAAAAGCACCCAATTCCACTGAGATTATTTACTCTGATTTAAATAATCCAGATTCGTTTATTAATTCTTTAGCAACAGCCTATAAGAGTAAACGGATTGACGATGAATATATTTTTTCCCTAGCTAGTGTTCTTAATAAGGACATATATGCGAGACTCTTAAGTCTAATACTAGACAAGGATAATCCCGTACTCATTGCAAAGGGTGATAATCCGAGTTTGGATAAAAAGAAGCCTATTAAATATAGAAAAAAGAATATTAGAAAAAAGACTAACTTTTATATGAGCATTACTAAAGAGCAAATCTTGAAAATATTAGAGCTAGCTTACCAGAAAGACAAGATAATGGGTATGTTTTACTACCTGCAATACATGACTGGGTCAAGATGCGGCGAGATTGCTAATATTAAGTTGCAGGATATTAGGAAGGTTGCAGTAGACGGTGAGTATATGTACCGTATTAATATTCATGTTGCTAAGAAGCGTGGGGAGACTGTAATACGACCAGTGCTTGTTTCTATGCTAGATTTTGCTAAAATTCAAGAAGCTCATAAGGAATATGCAGAAAAAAACCTTAAGAATAGAATATCAATTCATAATTATAATTACTTAAAGCGAACTTATTTGTTTCAAAAAACTAAATACAAGAGCTTATCAACTAACAATATGAGCTTCTTTTTAAGAGAGATTATAAGAAAGGTTACTAGAAGACAATATATTGGCAAGTGTTCTCATATCTTCAGGCATTATCGTATCTTTTTAATGAAAAATAGTAATATACCATCTTATGATATTAAAGAAGAGTTTCATTTCTCCAACATTAGCATGGTTGATAGATATGGCAAGCCATTAATTGATAAGAAAAAGGATTACGAGTTTATGATTAATGAAAAACCTGAATTTGCTAGGGCATAA
- the bdr gene encoding Bdr family repetitive protein — translation MQAEQVRSEGTRYHFTEQQVCEEFVRMGMQQEMAVQFANRYCHSGLTHLELEYLEKNFNVRMDALESRIVGVEARLSDLKDDIKKLDARTDKLDARIDILRAELKEDIKNVKNDLNHEIDNAKSELSVKIDSIEKSNKWIFGLTFTVWITTMGGFIALFVSMYTK, via the coding sequence ATGCAAGCGGAACAAGTGCGTAGTGAAGGCACAAGATATCATTTTACAGAACAACAAGTTTGTGAAGAGTTTGTAAGAATGGGCATGCAACAAGAGATGGCAGTTCAATTTGCAAATAGATACTGCCATAGTGGGCTTACTCATTTGGAACTTGAGTACTTAGAGAAGAACTTTAATGTCAGAATGGATGCGTTGGAAAGTCGAATCGTGGGTGTTGAGGCTAGATTAAGTGATCTTAAAGATGATATTAAAAAACTTGACGCTAGAACAGATAAGCTTGACGCTAGAATAGATATCCTTAGAGCTGAGCTTAAGGAAGATATTAAGAATGTAAAGAATGATTTAAATCATGAGATAGACAACGCTAAAAGCGAACTCAGTGTTAAGATAGACAGCATAGAGAAAAGTAATAAATGGATTTTTGGATTAACATTCACAGTTTGGATTACCACAATGGGTGGGTTTATAGCTCTTTTTGTATCCATGTATACAAAATAA
- a CDS encoding phage portal protein → MDEKENFLADAQGSIERARQHADRLYEYSIFFRNYIESTPEDALKNGIALTLIDDKDNTAVVPLCEGLKVKLKEALLQAMISYRFYGFGYILIKTNGIDDDLKREVNRDTPSGFIFLEPRRIVDNNPKLDKPYIEYVRNVYEGNEATGNDSTNIKIHKSRLIMYENYDIILDKFVPIYSQGLLTGFELFEDIYRQISKRMNNFNFLHYKDETLVDLMNTLEEMRIEATKLRQNSRNNSFLNFLTTSNNYNSHTNNRIHALENTSEALERELSKIKNKLHNEGIFYTSNENASLEIIKYDLSFLKDAFELVKAKIGADTKEPLTRSFNEQVKGLGSDGKGDRTNYYDYLKSVQEAVEISVNSKLNAHYNLNMKFNDIEVLNTEERLKQETLFIDAYTKYLTLMQDPRITPEQVEYIKNNLPILGK, encoded by the coding sequence ATGGATGAAAAAGAAAACTTCTTAGCAGATGCGCAAGGAAGTATAGAGAGGGCTAGGCAGCATGCGGATAGACTCTATGAGTACTCTATATTTTTTAGGAATTATATTGAAAGCACACCAGAGGATGCACTAAAGAATGGAATAGCACTTACTTTAATAGACGATAAAGACAACACGGCTGTTGTACCTCTTTGTGAGGGTTTGAAAGTAAAACTCAAAGAGGCGTTGCTACAGGCTATGATAAGTTATAGGTTTTACGGATTTGGGTATATTTTAATTAAAACTAATGGCATTGATGACGATCTTAAGCGTGAGGTTAACCGCGACACACCTTCGGGATTTATATTCCTAGAACCTAGACGAATAGTAGATAATAATCCCAAATTAGACAAACCTTACATTGAATACGTTAGGAATGTATATGAGGGGAATGAAGCGACTGGGAACGATAGTACTAATATTAAGATACACAAGAGTAGACTTATTATGTATGAGAATTACGACATAATTTTAGATAAATTTGTTCCCATCTACTCGCAAGGATTGCTCACAGGATTTGAACTTTTTGAAGATATATATAGACAAATAAGTAAGAGAATGAATAATTTTAATTTTCTGCACTACAAGGATGAGACATTAGTTGACCTTATGAATACCCTAGAAGAGATGCGAATAGAGGCTACTAAACTCAGGCAAAACAGTAGAAATAACTCCTTTCTCAATTTTTTAACAACAAGCAATAACTATAATTCACATACAAATAACAGGATACATGCGCTTGAGAATACAAGTGAGGCTCTTGAAAGAGAACTTAGTAAGATTAAGAATAAGTTACACAATGAGGGTATATTTTACACCTCTAATGAGAATGCTAGCCTAGAGATTATTAAGTACGATTTGTCCTTCCTAAAGGATGCCTTTGAGTTAGTTAAGGCAAAAATTGGAGCGGATACCAAAGAACCATTAACTAGGAGCTTTAATGAGCAAGTTAAAGGATTGGGAAGTGATGGGAAGGGTGATCGAACTAATTACTATGATTATCTTAAAAGCGTACAAGAGGCAGTTGAGATCTCGGTCAATAGTAAACTTAACGCACACTATAACCTTAATATGAAATTTAATGATATTGAGGTTTTAAATACAGAAGAACGATTAAAACAGGAAACATTATTTATTGATGCATATACAAAATACCTTACGCTCATGCAAGATCCAAGGATTACACCTGAACAGGTTGAGTATATTAAGAACAATTTACCAATACTGGGCAAGTAA
- a CDS encoding DUF1357 family protein produces the protein MDENPTLQVSDNSHATRLTEEIGPSQATSISQEEYQVIMDTLRELKDELKASKAHESTLASKPSIDEQVAREIAQNEKRELTQKELAEKAKFISEVNKLSEENLASQFNTEKLERQGYATNEIVDAQIKALVKKFVPQETILAIAGTSDLEKVNRGSELLNQLFRVSKASIKERKNRHNSYRALHNELTASEGRDLKSFENNGANLLAEDDFKYANLNYWKQRRDETNKHVF, from the coding sequence ATGGATGAAAATCCTACATTACAAGTAAGCGATAACTCACACGCAACACGGCTTACTGAGGAGATTGGTCCTAGTCAGGCAACAAGTATCTCACAAGAAGAATACCAAGTAATTATGGATACGCTTCGTGAACTTAAAGATGAACTTAAGGCTAGTAAAGCACATGAGTCTACTCTAGCTAGCAAACCCTCAATAGATGAGCAAGTTGCAAGGGAGATTGCACAAAATGAAAAGCGTGAGCTTACACAAAAAGAGCTTGCGGAGAAAGCTAAATTTATTAGTGAAGTCAACAAGCTATCAGAAGAAAACTTAGCTAGCCAGTTTAATACTGAGAAATTAGAAAGACAAGGATATGCTACCAATGAAATAGTGGATGCACAAATTAAGGCATTGGTTAAGAAGTTTGTACCACAAGAAACTATCCTAGCTATAGCTGGTACTAGTGATTTAGAAAAAGTTAACAGGGGAAGTGAACTCTTAAATCAATTATTTAGGGTTTCTAAGGCTAGTATTAAGGAGCGAAAGAACAGACATAACTCCTACAGAGCACTACATAACGAACTCACTGCCAGTGAGGGCAGAGATCTTAAAAGCTTTGAGAACAATGGCGCTAATCTTTTAGCGGAAGATGATTTTAAGTATGCAAATCTAAATTATTGGAAACAAAGAAGAGATGAAACAAATAAACATGTCTTTTAG